The DNA window ACTCCTGACCCTCCAACAAATCTCACCCAAGACCACATCTGTATATTTGTGTTGTGACCTACTGAATTTATCTGGGTCATGTGTGTGACCTGAAGCTGGTGCTCTTCACTGGAAACTGGTGGGTTCAGCAGTGAGTACACAACCAGGGACAATGATTTTCCTCTCTCAGAATCTCTTAACAGCTGTTCCAAGGTCATGGATTGGACCCTGATATTACCTGCCCATCACTTGACTGACAGGGCAGGTCTTGCATGGGTCCAGTGCAGGCAACTACTGTTGTGAGTTAGTGATTGCAATAGTTGTGTGGATTCTAGAGAATGGCTTTTGGCAGCCCTTGACCCCACCTTCTGTCTCTTACATGCTCTCTGTACCCTCTTCCAGAATGTTGCTTGAGCCTTAGAGGGGGATGTCTATATGTCTTGTTTAGTGCTGAGCCCACAACCTTCACTCATTCTCAGCATCTTGGACAGCCACCAGCCTCTGAATTCACAGCTGTTCTAAGAATGCTTTCTTAgtgcccctcacacacacacccagtctcTTGCTAGACATCGCCTATGAGAAGCTGGTAAGTGGCTGCCAGGTTTAACTTCTGAAAAGCAACATGTCTGTTTGAACAAAACTAAACTGGGTCATAGGTCAGGATAAACTTCAACACTGCAGGTAGGAGGATAAAGGAGACATATGCTATAGATAAGAATGGTTCACTCAGGAGATAGCCTTACTGCTTATGCTCTCCCTGTACCTCCTTCCTCTCCTAATAAAGACATTAGCACACTTGGGTTTCCCAAGATGAACCTTAGATGGTGATAGCCTTGATTATTCCAGGAAGCCAGATGCTCATTACACTTGATTCCCTTGTGCTGACTCTCATCTCTTAAGTGTTGGATTTGACTAAcatacttttctgttgccatgataaaaatACCCAGACAGAAAGCAATATAGTgatggaagggtttattttggcttattgtTCCAAAGAGATAGAGTTCATCATGGCCGTGGAGACATAGCAACAGGCAGGGAAAGGTAAAGCATGGCATTgggaacaggaagctggctgatcataAGTTCATCCACACACAAGACACAAAGTGAGAACAGCAGGTGAGGTGAGAATATAAACTCCAAAACCCACCCCTAATGGTGTGCTTTCTCAAGCAAGGGTCCAGTTACTAAAGGGTCCATCAACTCCTCAAACAGCACCACctactggagaccaagtgttcaaacatgcaAGCCTCTGGGGGACAATCTCAGTCAGACCAACACAATGGTGATCAATCCAGAATGTTATCCAGGAAGAAAGCTGAAAATATGGGTCAGAAACATAGTCTCAACCAAAGGAACTGTAGGAACAGGAGAAGGCAGAGCAATGGCTCAAGTCCTTGGGAACAAGGTATGTGGAAAAGTAGAGTCCAGATCTATTTTTAGAAGCCCAGTATACACAGAAAGGCAgaaggaactgaaaaaaaaaatgttcttcaagTTTGAATAAGTGATGAATAGGTTGGACAAAGAATGGCCTTGGAGATGGGCAGTTTTCACCTAGAGCAGGGAGATGCAGCCTTCTTGCAGATCCAGAATTTCTCTAAGGAACATGTATTATCATTCCATCCAGTACTTGAAATTTCTGCACAGTCTTCATTGCCCATGTTGTTGGGCTCCCCTTGATACCAATATTTGCTGAAACTGAAAATTCCCAAACAGCATGAGCCTCTGTCCCAGCCTATACTGTCACTATATCTAACTTCTCACACTAAGGATGCACTCACATCCATCCCATGTGCATATTGCAGCTATACCTCACCTAGACCCTGATGACATGCTTAAAGtatttgtgtgaaaaaaaaaaacccttattttACAATACAGAATCAAGAGACTTTGAATTGTGAAACTGATGCCATTTTATCTTAGGTGTTACAGAATCATGTGTCAGCTGGACAAAGGGCAAAAAATCTCCCATGCAGACTTGACGCAAAGCAGTGGGTTTTTTATATTCCTTACTGCATTTTTCTCCCTGTTTATCCCTCAATGGCTATGTTCTCCAGCAAGGACCAATCTTCCCAGCATCTTGTACAGCCTCCTTCTCAAATTCCCCATTCTATTGAGTCAGGACACAAAACCTTGTCTAACCAACACCCTGGGACTGGGGATTCCCTCCCCACCGTCCCTTTTACATGGACTCAGTCACATAGCAGCTTCCTGTCACTCTCTAACCCTAATCTAAACTGAGATCTCCTGACTAGCAAGTGCCAGCTGTGGAAATCTGGGGCCCAGTGTTTCCTGCTTATCTGTGATTCTTTGATGATGTCTATCATGCCTTATCCTGAAAATGGAACATTATGACATCTCAGAACCCACTGACATTGCACACTAGCCTGGTTTTATAATCTTCCATGTTTCTTTCCATGGACTTCAAGAGACCGGCCTTGGCTCCTTCCttccacctgtttgttttgttgttgttgttgttgtttgtctgtttgtttgtttttgtttttttcattttttcatggtAGTTCCTTTGTTACCTCACATAACATCATGGATCTTTAAGTATGACAAGctgtatctttgtttgtttgtttgtttgtttgtttgtttgttttgaggcggatttctctgtgtagctttttagcctgtcctgggtctcactctgtagaccaggctggccttgatctcacagatctgcctgcctctgcctcctgagtgcaggaattaaaggtgtgagccaccacatcaggATGCACtttgtattttgaaacagggttcctTGCTGAGCCTGAGGTCACTGATTGCCAGTTCTGGTGAGTTAGTCAGTGACTCctggtttctgtctgtctctgttctcagtgctaggatgacagatgCTTGCTATCACCTTGGtttttgtgggtcctgggaatctacacccaggccctcatgcttacatgtcaggcactttactgaatgagccagctcaccagcctCCACCTCATATTACTAAAGAAAGGGTCTCTAACTGAACCTGAAGTTCCCAATGAAACTGAACTCACTGCCCCATAGGCTCCAGGAACTGCCTTGTCTTTGCCCCACCCCCAGAACTAGTACTACATGTACATGTCACcacaccatttttttaaaatgtggatgttggagatctgaactcagatcttcataaTTGTGTGGTGAACACTTTTCCCAGAGTCTCTTGATAGAATctccttcacttcctgcctcatgACCAGCCCTCATCATTCTCAAGTAACCCTGCTGGTGTAGAAGGTTCTGGGGAGGAAACTCAGATTCTCATTCTTGCAAAGCCGACACTTTATTGGCTGAGGTTTGTCCCTCCCCAATTGTTTAACACACTGTACCTAACCAATCCAAACAAGTTGCAAACTGCTCCTGCCCACTATGACTGTGGAATGTAAAGGACCCACCAACATGGGTATGAAGACCCTCCCCCATCTACTCCATGGATATTGTGGACACTTAAGCCtaagggagggatggggggaggaagggagaggcaaGGACTTGGAGGACAGCTGAGGTCAGTTTCACAGCCCCACCCCACTCTCTGTGAGGCTCCATGCACCCATGGCTACCTGTCTGCCAAAAGCGAGTCATCCACCCACTGCCATGAGCCTTCCTCTCTCAGGTCAGAGAGACCCAGCCAGGCAGGTCCTTTCTCCTTAGAAATCACACTCAGGAATGTCTGTAAGGAAAGGGGAGAAGTCAGGAGGTTTCTACTTCATTCCCGTGTTCCACCTGTGGCTTCCCAGGGGCATTGACTCACACCTGAGAGAAGCCCCTGACATGCGCTCTGGAGCCCGAGTCCCTCCCGCACCTGTATCTTACGGCCTAATGAAGTCTGACTTTACTGTTTTTCCCCAGCAGGAGTCTGCACACATGTTCCTGAAAGCATTGCCAGCATCTGTGATGAGCACACCCACACAAACTCACCCATGAGGTTTAATGTGTTCAGGGATGGCTGGCAATGTGCAGCAACTTTTAGCTCTGTGTTGAGTGATGCCCCATGTGTACACAATTGCATAATTTACACTGACAAAACGTATACACTTGAATATTTTCCCACCAAGGGAACAATTTGCTGTCTCTTGGCTAGCATGCCAGATGGGACAATGTGATAGCTTTAACTGACAGAACAGCAATCCCTGTAGGAGATAGGCTCCCGACACACCTGTCAGGTATTATGTAGGTAAACTGAAGTGGGAAGGCTCATTTTAACTGTTTGCAGAACCATTCCCTGATTGAGGGTCCTGGGCTTCGGCAGTagggaaagtgagctgagcaccagtggTCATCCATCACTCTGCGTCTTGACTTGTGGCTACTATGTGGCTTGTGACCCTCAAGCTCCTGTGGATGTGACTCCCCATCCATGACAGACTGTAACACAAAACTGTGGGCCAAGAAATCCacctttccttaagttgcttttaaaaagttttcttttatttttcgtattatgtgtatgtgtccatgtgtgggtaggtgcacatgtgagtgcaggtacccacagaggccagaaccaGGCATTGggtccctgtagctggagttacaggtggtcatgGATGGcccacatgggtgctagaaactcaACTATGGTCCTGGAaactgaactaaggtcctcataggagcaacaagtactcttaagcaCTGGGCAATCCCTCCAGCCCCGTTAAATTGCTTTTTTCAGGGTATGAGCACAGCAGTAGTAAGAAGCCATGACTAATGGCTTATACTTCAGGTTTTCTGATACATTCAAGTGTGTTCAGTCTTGGTGTGTCCACTCAGAGGGTGCCAGGGACCCTCAGTCCcacttcttctctccctttccaagTGCAGTAAGCAGACCCTAACCAGAAGCACTCTCTGGCCAACCATGGCTTCCACACTCAGTCAACGCCCTGTCCCAGGGTGAGGAAGCCCATCAGGCATACCTGTTCTTCATCACTCTCAATGATGACTAGTTGGGCCTCCACTTCTTGGCAGGCAGTGATGGAATCGTTCCAGTTACGCTGGGACTTGGAGAAGAAGTAACACTTTCCACGGAAGAATGTCCACTCCCAGGGACAAGGGCGGCAAATGCTCTCTATTGGGGGAGGGTAGATCGGGGGGACCCACACTTGGATGCCCATGATCCTGCACTGGCTCCAGCCTTCCAGAGTCAGGGCCCTCCCTCACTTGATACTGCATCCTGGGGGAAGTAGGAATTTAAGAGATCGAAACAGAGCCCAGGAGACTATCTTAACTACTGTGCCCATGACCAACATGAACACTGAGAACCTACTGCATACACAGTGCCGGAAACATTGAGTGCTACAGATGTGTATGACCTCTGTGAGTACTGAGGGCCTACTATGTGTGCCACCCCTGCGACCACAGAACCATTCCCTGGCTGTTGCCCTGTGTTCCTGTTAATTAATTTGTTTACctattgtgtgtacatgcatttgtgtgtgtaaagGTGTATAAGTGcactaagctggctggccagtgagtctgaGGGAATCCATCtccatttccccagtgctggaggtaGAAACATGCACCCCCatgcctttttatttaaaaacatagcttctgtggctcaaactcagattctgtatagcaagcactttgcccactaaGACATCAAGTCCCCACAGaagtggaaactgaggcctggagagggTCGATGCCTCAAACAGTGTGTTCACAAGGAGACCTTCTTAGGTCCTTGGAGGCCTGATTTCTGGTCACTTACCCATTTCACCCTTCAGTTGCAGCAACTGCTTATGGATTGTCTCATATCCTGAGGAGCTGGGGCCCTTGAAACCTGCACCAAAAGAATCCAGAAACTACAATTGTACAAATACTTATTATGTGTTATGACCTGCACTGGATTGCTGCAGCAGAACATCTTTtatcacatttaaaaagaagaaaatgatacatAGATAACTGAACCACAAGAAATGGACCAGGGTCATTCCCCTATCCATACCCCCCACCTCCCAACACACTTCTGCTCCAGTGTGGGAAGCCCCAGAAGGCCACAGTGTGGCCCACTCTGAACATTTCCCTCCCTTCACTCCCAGATCCACTGTCACCGCCAGTGAGCCATACCACAGAGCTGGAAATGCCTGTTCCCATCTGACCTTGAACAAGAACAGCAACCAACAGGCCAGCCAGGAGCAGGACAGAGAGGAGATGCAGCACCAGGTGGCCTTGGCTGTGGCTCAGCCACTCTGTGGGAGAGGCAAGTGTTTCAAAAAAAGGCTGCCAATCACCTCTGCCCCAGAAAACAGCAATTCAGGTTCCAGCCTTCACCTTTCTGGTGCTCTGGAGATCAGGGTCTAGTCTCTAGGCCTGAGCCTTTAGATTCCAGGAACCCAGAGAAATGTCTAATTTTCCAGGATCCAAGACTCCTGCATCTTCTTGGCTTCTTGCCTCCACAACTCCATAgctaatgaacacacacacacacacacacacacacacacacacacacacacacacacacagtgtgtatatatgtgtgcacacttgtgtgaCTGTGTGCGGAGGCCAGAGGTGACCACTCTGAGACCCAAGCTGCCACCCACCAAACTCCCAAGCCCCATCCCTGTGTCACCTAGGAGGCCCGGCTGCTGCTTCTTGCTTGCTTCCATGGAATCACTCATCATTGCTGCTGTCCTTCAGTGCCCTTGACTGCCGGCAACATCAGCTTTTATTTTCCACACATCTGCTCCTCACTCTCTGAATCTGaactcagaaagagaaaagaggaagtggggaCCAGCACCAGAAGAGGCCAGAGGGAGGTGCTGAGCATCTGACACAGCAGGACCTGGCATGACTTTGAGGAGGGCTGTGGAGGTGTGTTGGGTACACTTCCGCCATTGCTGCTACCAAATGCTTGGTGAGGATAACTCAAAGAAACACGGGTTCATTTGGGAACTGGCTAGCAGTGTGAGGGTGCAGTTCACCCAGTGGGAAGCGAGAGTGACCACAACCTAAGGAAACTGCTCATGTTGCCACCatagagagcagagagggagaaggaagccctgtgcagctcacttcctcctcttcctgccatcctctgaccccagatccAGGAGCACAGGTGGTGACTCGGCAGCAGCTTTTCTCAGGGAGAAGTTTCTCTCTGGGCTCCTGTGCTGTCTGCAATGTCAGCTGAAGCTGCAGAGGAGGGTGGTGTCTACACAGCTCTGGAATCCTGTGCACCAGCACAACCGTTTGCACATGAGTGCTGCTGCCATGTATGAACTTGTAACCCCCAGAGCTGTAAGGGAAACCTCACCGGGTTCTGTGGGCCCAGTGCTGAGACAACTCAAGGACTGagtatcagctcctgccctgaattcttgtcctgacttctctggatGACAGATTACAAGGTTTAAGATTAAATAAGCCACTTCCTCCCCGAGATGCTTTCAGGCACTGTGtttcagcagcagcagagaccCCAGAGGAGACATTAGGTGATTCTAGTTTGTGGCAGCTTGACACAACTAACCAGCATGTGGACTAGGATTTGACTGAGGGAAAAAGTGAGTTTGTCTGAGAAGCTGCAGGGCCTGACCTACTAGACGAAGGTGGCTGTTTCTTCAAGGCTGTTCCAGCAGAAGACAGGATAAACGCAGAGTCTTAATGACGAACAGTTCTTTTGCCATTCACCTCCCTGACTGATGCACCCTGtccttctgttccttcttttACAAACACTCTGTGACtcttattcatttacttacttattctTAATGCACTAACCCAATTAGTGCATcctatatgcacatgagtgtgtggtCATCCACGTGGGCATGGGCAACCTACAGGGGGCCTCACCCAAACAAAAGTGACTCTCCCTTCATCAGTGGCCTTCAGCTGCCAACAGCTCTTCAGCTAGTGGTAGGGCCTAGGGAGAGCCTTTGCTCTCCTTGGTAGAGTTTTtaactggtttgatcttgtgcatACTTCAGGCAGGTGAGCACAGTTACTGGGACCTCAGGAGTGCGGCTGCCATGTGGTGTCCAGAGGATATTTCACAGCCTTCCTCCCCATGCCTAGGCTTTTACACCCTTTTTAGCAGTTCAGGCAAATACCTAGGCAGCTCCCAGGGTCTTAGGGCTGTAAATAACATAACCTATGCACATGCACTGCGTGACTGCATAAGCCTGTACACATGCACTTTAAAGGCAAGCTCCACCCATTCCTTGATCTCTTTCCCACTGCTCCAGGGAGAGTCAGGCAGGCAAgggcctt is part of the Onychomys torridus chromosome 17, mOncTor1.1, whole genome shotgun sequence genome and encodes:
- the LOC118569142 gene encoding CD209 antigen-like protein C, yielding MSDSMEASKKQQPGLLEWLSHSQGHLVLHLLSVLLLAGLLVAVLVQGFKGPSSSGYETIHKQLLQLKGEMESICRPCPWEWTFFRGKCYFFSKSQRNWNDSITACQEVEAQLVIIESDEEQTFLSVISKEKGPAWLGLSDLREEGSWQWVDDSLLADSFSKYWYQGEPNNMGNEDCAEISSTGWNDNTCSLEKFWICKKAASPCSR